In the genome of Neisseria lactamica, the window GTGATTGAAATGCTGGACGCGCGTATGCCCGCCTCCAGCGAAAACCCCCTGCTTGCCCAGCTTTCCAAAGGCAAACCCAAACTCAAAATCCTAAACAAACAAGACCTTGCCGACCCCGAGCGTACCAAGGTCTGGCTCGAACACTACAACAGCCGCCCCGACACCCGCGCCATCGCCCTCGATTCCTCCGAAACCGGCGCACACGGCAAAATCACCCAAGCCTGCCGCGCGATGATTCCCCACCGCCAAGGCATAGACAAACCCCTGCGCGTCCTCATCTGCGGCATTCCCAACGTTGGCAAGTCCACCCTCATCAACGGTATGATAGGCAAAAAATCCGCCAAAACCGGCAACGAACCCGGCATCACCAAAGCCGAACAACGCCTTTTCCTCGCCGATGACTTCTGGCTCTACGACACACCCGGAATGCTGTGGCCGAAAATCATCGTCGAAGAAGGCGGCTACAACCTCGCCGCCGGCGGCGCAGTCGGACGCAACGCGCTGGACGAAGAAGAAGTCGCCCTCGAACTTTTAGACTACCTCCGCCGCCATTACCTCCCTATGTTGCAAGAACGCTACCGGGCCGACAAAGATCCCAGCAGCCACTGGGACGACAACGCTTGGCTCGAATGGATAGCCAAAAAACGCGGCGCAGTCCTCGGCGGCGGACGGATCAACTACCAAAAAGCCGCCGAAAACATCCTTACCGACTTCCGCGAAGGCAAAATCGGCAGAATCACCCTCGAAACGCCGAACCAATGGGAAACTTGGCTCAAAAAAGCCCGCCAAAAAGAAGCCGAACTCAAAGCCATACGCGAAGCAAGGAAAGCAGAGCGCAAAGGGCAGAAGCCTGCGGACGAGTAGGGCGGCATAGTGGAATATCAAATCATTTGCGGCATTAAAAAGCCGTCTGAAACTTCAGCAGATTGTCCGGACAACCTGATTTGTCAAATTCAAAACCAACATATAAAACTGAAAAGAAGCCTTGCCCAAAGCCGTCTGAAAAATATTTAAACAATCAAATCTTAATGTTATGAACGAAAAACTCCCTCCCGACGCGCTGATTGAAGCCGCGCTTTTGACCCAGGCCGAACCCCTAAACGAAAAATCTATGCGCGAATTGTGTGTGCCGCCGCTGTCGCAGGACAAATTAATTGACGTGTTGGCGCAGTTGAAAACGCGTTGGCAGGGCAGGGCGTTGCAACTGGTGCATACGCACGAGGGCTGGCGTTTTCAGATTGTTCAGACGGCATTCGAGCGGCTGGGCAGCCTGCAAGAACAGCGTGCGCCGCGCTATTCCCGCGCCGTGATGGAAACGCTGGCGATTATCGCCTACCAGCAGCCCGTAACGCGCGGCGACATCGAGGGCATACGCGGCGTGGCGGTGTCGCAGAACGTGATGCAGACCTTGCAGGATCGGGGTTGGATTGAAGTCATCGGACATCGGGACACATTGGGAAAACCCGCATTGTGGGCGACAACGGCAACGTTCCTCAGCGATTTGCGCTTGGACGGTCTGGAAGAACTGCCGCCGTTGACCGAACTGGGCGAATTGGTTTTGCCCGATTTGATAGAAATGCCGCCGACGGATGAAGAAGAGCCGGAAGCCGTATCGTCCGATACCCTGCCCAACTGAAATTCCAAATGCCGTCTGAAACGCACATTGCTTCAGACGGCATTGCAACAAATAAGCAGATAAAAACAAGCACTAAGCAAAATTAAGGAAAAACTTATTTTTAATTTAAAAAATCTTAGTTATAATTCGAATATCTAAAGTTGATATTGCTTTTGTCGGTAGAATTGCTAAGGAATCCTCACGATGCTTCTAACACTTTCTTTGCGTGATTTTGTCATTGTTGAAAATCTGAATCTGGATTTTCAAAGCGGCTTTACCGTATTGACCGGAGAAACCGGCGCGGGCAAGTCCATTACTTTGGATGCGATTGGTCTGCTGTTGGGCGACAAAGCCGATTACAGCCAAGTCCGCAGCGGTGCAAAAGAAGCGCAGTTGTCGGCATTGTTCGATATTTCCCATTTGCCTGTTTTAAAAGCAGAATTGTATGAACAGGGGCTTTTAAACGACGGAGAAGAAGAACTCAGTATCCGCCGCATTATCGATGCTAAAGGCAAAAGCCGCAGCTTTATCAACAATCAGGCCGCTACCTTGGCGCAACTCAAATCCGTCGGCAGCCAGCTTATCGACATCCACGGGCAAAACGCCCATCATTCGCTTAATCAGGAAGCCGCCCAGCGCGAATTGTTGGACGCATTTGCGGGTAGCAGGGAGCAGGCGGAAACCGTCAGGCAGCTTTATCAAAATTGGGCCAATGCGAAAAAAGCCCTTCAAGAGGCGCAGGAACACGCCGATGCCGTCATTATCGAGCGGGAGCGTTTGGAATGGCAGTTTAACGAACTGAACCAGTTGGACATTAAACAAGGCGAATGGGAAGCCCTCAGCCAAAGCCACGATAGCCTTGCCCATTCCGCCGAGCTGTTGCAGGCCGCTGAAGAAGTCGGGAGTAAGATTGACGGCGACAACGGCATCCAACGCCATATCTATCAATGTCAAAAACTATTGGACAATCTGCAAAATATCGAGCCGCGTTTTGCCGAGAGCCTGAATATGTTGGCAAGCATCGAAGCCGAATTGGGCGAAATCAGTGCCAATATGCGCGATGTGGCAGGACGCAGCGACATCAATCCCAATGAATTGGCGGCACAGGAACAGCGTATGGGCGAACTGATGGGGATGGCGCGGAAATACCGCATCGAACCTGAACAATTGCCGCAAAAGCTGGCTGAAATCGAAGAGCACCTGCAAAGCCTGCAAGCCGCTGCCGATTTGGAAGCATTGGCGCAAACCGTTGCCCGCAACCTTGCCGAATATCAGGAAGCCGCCCACATTCTTTCCGCTATGCGCCATCAGGCTGCCGGCAGGCTTGGCGAAGAGACGACGGAAAATATGCAGCATCTCGCGATGAAAGGCGCGCGTTTCGATATTGTCCTGCTGCCGTCTTCCCCGACGGCACACGGTTTGGAGCAGGTTCAATTTCAAGTTGCCGCCAACAAAGGCAATCCGCCCCGTCCGCTGAACAAAGTCGCGTCCGGCGGCGAACTTGCCCGTATCAGCCTTGCCTTGCAGGTTGTTACCAGCCAATACACGCAAATCCCCACGCTGATTTTTGACGAAGTAGATACCGGCATCGGCGGCGGAGTAGCCGAAATGGTCGGCAAAGCCCTGCGTGCTTTGGGTAAAAAACATCAGGTACTTGCCGTTACCCACCTTCCCCAAGTCGCATCCTGCGGAGAAAACCACTGGCGGGTATGCAAACACAGCGAAGGCGGGCAAACCGTCAGTGAAATCAGTATGTTGGATGAGAATCAACGGATTGGGGAAATTGCCCGTATGCTGGGTGGGGAAGTCATTACCGAAACGACGCGCCGTCACGCTGCGGAATTGCTGCAACTCGCATCAAGAAATAGTTAATTTTAAAATCAACATATTATTAGGATAACTGGGAATTTTTGTTCAAAACAGTAGACAGAATTTAAATAAAACGGTATTATTCTATTTTTCCAATCACTTAAAAGTGATTGTACCGCACCCGTAGCTCAGTTGGATAGAGTATCTGGCTACGAACCAGAGGGTCGGGCGTTCGAATCGCTCCGGGTGCGCCAGTAAGAAAATACAATACGCGCCCATCGTCTAGCGGTTAGGACATCGCCCTTTCACGGCGGTAACCGGGGTTCGATTCCCCGTGGGCGTGCCAATTCAAAATGCCTCCGATATGATCGGAGGCATTTCCCATTTCCCATTTCCCATTTCCCATTTCCCATTTCCCATTTCCCATTTCCCATTTCCCATTTCCCATTTCCCATTTCCCATTTCCCATTTCCCATTTCCCATTTCCCATTTCCCATTTCCCATTTCCCATTTCCCATTTCCCATTTCCCACTTCCCATTTCTTATATATCGAGTTCTCGAGAAGGGATTATTAACAAAAATTAACATCCTTTACTTTGATACAAGTAACAGGGCGTTTTTTTGTTTGTTTTTGAGGATTCGTAATTTTACCGTCAGGATTGGTATGTTTATTTGAATATGATTTTCTGCGGTCGGGACGGTATGCGGCAAAGGGTTAGGGAGTCATGTTCTGCCTTCTGACGATGGCGCGGATGACGGTGCGGTTGGGGTGGATGGCGTGGCGCAGGCGTTTTGAGAGGGGGTGGGGTAAGTCTAGGATTTCGGCGGCAACGGCGGCGGCGCATATGGGGGCGGTGGCGAGTCCGCGCGTGCCGTGCGCGGTGTTGGCGTAGGCATTGGGCAGGTACGGGCAGGGTGAATCTATGCGGTAGTTTTTGTCCAGCGCGAGTTTGGCGTAAGTCTGCCGCATAGCGGCAATGTCGCCGAGTGCGCCGACGATGGGCAGGTGGTCGGGGCTGTCGCAGCGTATGGCGGCGTGTCCCCGGTATTTTTGAGGGTTTGGGTTGGCGGCAAACAATGATTCGGCAAGGGCGGGATTAAGGTGTGCTAGTGCTTGGCGGTTTGAGGTTTCTTCGGCTTCGTTCCATCCGGTATGGCTGCTGTTGGGAATAAAACTTGCACCGTAGCAGTGCAGTCCGTGCCACGACGGGCTGATGTAACTTTCACCTGAAACGGCGCAACGCAGTTGTTCGGAAAACGGGGTGGACGGTGTGAGGCCGGTTTGTCCGCGTATTTGCCTGAGGGGCAGGGCGGCGAGGTTGGTTTCGGGCAGGCAGGGGCTGTGCGCGCCGGTGCAGTAGACGATGTGTGTGGCAGAAAAGATGCCGTTTGGCGTGCTTGCAATCCACTTTTCCCCGTCGTGGGAAATGCCGGTTAACGGTGTGTCTTCGTGCAGTTTAATCAGCGGATGGCTGAGGAGGGCGCGGACGAATGCGGGCGGGTTGAGCCATACGCCGTGCTGCCAGAATAGTCCGCATGAAGGGTGGTCGTATGGGACGGACAGCGGGATGCCGGCGATTTTTTCAGCTTCTGCCTGCGTGATGCTGCGGTAGAGGTGGTTATGGTGTTTTTGCAAACCCAATTCGTGATTGCGTTGTTGTTCGGTGCGGCTGTAATTGAGGTGGATGATGCCGTTGCCGCCCCAGGTTTCGGATTCGGGCAGGATGTGTCCGAGCAGGCGTTTGGTGTAGCCGTAGCCGGCAAGCAGCAGTTCGGTTTGTTCGGTATCGTGCGGCGAGATTTTGGCATAGAGCAGCCCTTGGCGGTTGCCGCTGGCGGCTTGGGCGGCTTTTCGGGCTTCCAATACGGTAACGGAAATGCCGTGTGATGCTAAGGCGTGGGCGGTTGCCGCGCCGGATATGCCCGCGCCGATGACGAAGACGTGTTCCGGTTTTTGCCGTTCGGATGTTTGTGGAAGTGCAAACCAGGGTTTGTCGGGGGTGTTTTCTGTTTGCGCGATGGCTTCGGTCTGCCAAGAGATATGGTGGAAATGTTCGTGCAGGCGG includes:
- the ylqF gene encoding ribosome biogenesis GTPase YlqF; its protein translation is MAIQWFPGHMNKAKKAIAERAKSVDMVIEMLDARMPASSENPLLAQLSKGKPKLKILNKQDLADPERTKVWLEHYNSRPDTRAIALDSSETGAHGKITQACRAMIPHRQGIDKPLRVLICGIPNVGKSTLINGMIGKKSAKTGNEPGITKAEQRLFLADDFWLYDTPGMLWPKIIVEEGGYNLAAGGAVGRNALDEEEVALELLDYLRRHYLPMLQERYRADKDPSSHWDDNAWLEWIAKKRGAVLGGGRINYQKAAENILTDFREGKIGRITLETPNQWETWLKKARQKEAELKAIREARKAERKGQKPADE
- the scpB gene encoding SMC-Scp complex subunit ScpB, whose product is MNEKLPPDALIEAALLTQAEPLNEKSMRELCVPPLSQDKLIDVLAQLKTRWQGRALQLVHTHEGWRFQIVQTAFERLGSLQEQRAPRYSRAVMETLAIIAYQQPVTRGDIEGIRGVAVSQNVMQTLQDRGWIEVIGHRDTLGKPALWATTATFLSDLRLDGLEELPPLTELGELVLPDLIEMPPTDEEEPEAVSSDTLPN
- the recN gene encoding DNA repair protein RecN, with the protein product MLLTLSLRDFVIVENLNLDFQSGFTVLTGETGAGKSITLDAIGLLLGDKADYSQVRSGAKEAQLSALFDISHLPVLKAELYEQGLLNDGEEELSIRRIIDAKGKSRSFINNQAATLAQLKSVGSQLIDIHGQNAHHSLNQEAAQRELLDAFAGSREQAETVRQLYQNWANAKKALQEAQEHADAVIIERERLEWQFNELNQLDIKQGEWEALSQSHDSLAHSAELLQAAEEVGSKIDGDNGIQRHIYQCQKLLDNLQNIEPRFAESLNMLASIEAELGEISANMRDVAGRSDINPNELAAQEQRMGELMGMARKYRIEPEQLPQKLAEIEEHLQSLQAAADLEALAQTVARNLAEYQEAAHILSAMRHQAAGRLGEETTENMQHLAMKGARFDIVLLPSSPTAHGLEQVQFQVAANKGNPPRPLNKVASGGELARISLALQVVTSQYTQIPTLIFDEVDTGIGGGVAEMVGKALRALGKKHQVLAVTHLPQVASCGENHWRVCKHSEGGQTVSEISMLDENQRIGEIARMLGGEVITETTRRHAAELLQLASRNS
- the mnmC gene encoding FAD-dependent 5-carboxymethylaminomethyl-2-thiouridine(34) oxidoreductase MnmC, producing MDNLAWGGIPDIRTLYNIIGKRAQPLNLIICLPDNQIPNFQTAQDASDAECRLKHRLDQATQCLQFNSINLIEHILPDVRFWLVPPSRTHRLHEHFHHISWQTEAIAQTENTPDKPWFALPQTSERQKPEHVFVIGAGISGAATAHALASHGISVTVLEARKAAQAASGNRQGLLYAKISPHDTEQTELLLAGYGYTKRLLGHILPESETWGGNGIIHLNYSRTEQQRNHELGLQKHHNHLYRSITQAEAEKIAGIPLSVPYDHPSCGLFWQHGVWLNPPAFVRALLSHPLIKLHEDTPLTGISHDGEKWIASTPNGIFSATHIVYCTGAHSPCLPETNLAALPLRQIRGQTGLTPSTPFSEQLRCAVSGESYISPSWHGLHCYGASFIPNSSHTGWNEAEETSNRQALAHLNPALAESLFAANPNPQKYRGHAAIRCDSPDHLPIVGALGDIAAMRQTYAKLALDKNYRIDSPCPYLPNAYANTAHGTRGLATAPICAAAVAAEILDLPHPLSKRLRHAIHPNRTVIRAIVRRQNMTP